A part of Tardiphaga sp. vice304 genomic DNA contains:
- a CDS encoding 2-hydroxyacid dehydrogenase, whose translation MIKLLFNVKPDLYAQYRAPILDALKRRGLSAETGLPGDIAPDAVDYVIHATGGPVTDFAVFTRARAVLSLWAGVEKIVGNATLTQPLCRMVESGLRQGMVEWVVAHTLRAHLGIDRYVCQKPRTWEQHVPPLASDRSVTVLGLGELGSAAASTLASLGFRVTGWARSARDIAGVRCLAGADRLPEALATAEILVAILPETPDTIDLLNAQRLALLPQGSCILNAGRGSLIDDAALIAALDRGQVANATLDVFRTEPLPADHPFWSHPGVTISPHVAAATRVSSAAEAIADNIARAQSGAPLLHVVDRTRSY comes from the coding sequence GTGATCAAGCTTCTTTTCAACGTCAAGCCCGACCTCTACGCGCAATATCGCGCGCCGATCCTCGACGCGCTCAAGCGCCGCGGCCTGTCGGCCGAGACGGGTCTCCCCGGCGACATCGCGCCCGACGCGGTCGACTACGTCATCCACGCCACCGGCGGGCCGGTCACGGACTTCGCCGTGTTCACCCGCGCGCGCGCCGTGCTGAGCCTGTGGGCCGGCGTCGAGAAGATCGTCGGCAATGCCACGCTGACCCAGCCCTTGTGCCGCATGGTCGAGAGCGGCCTGCGCCAGGGCATGGTGGAATGGGTGGTGGCGCATACGTTGCGCGCGCATCTGGGCATCGATCGTTACGTCTGCCAGAAGCCGCGGACGTGGGAGCAGCATGTGCCGCCGCTCGCCAGCGATCGGTCGGTCACGGTGCTGGGCTTGGGCGAACTCGGATCGGCGGCGGCATCCACGCTGGCCTCTCTCGGCTTCCGCGTCACCGGCTGGGCGCGAAGTGCGCGCGACATTGCCGGCGTGCGCTGCCTCGCCGGCGCGGACCGCCTGCCCGAGGCGCTGGCCACGGCCGAGATCCTGGTGGCGATCCTGCCCGAGACGCCCGACACCATCGATTTGCTGAACGCCCAACGATTGGCGCTGCTGCCGCAGGGCAGTTGCATCCTCAATGCCGGCCGGGGTTCATTGATCGATGACGCCGCACTGATCGCAGCCCTCGACCGCGGACAGGTTGCCAATGCAACGCTCGACGTGTTCCGCACCGAGCCGCTGCCGGCCGATCATCCGTTCTGGTCGCATCCCGGCGTGACGATCTCGCCGCATGTCGCCGCCGCCACGCGCGTCAGCTCGGCCGCCGAGGCGATCGCGGACAATATCGCGCGCGCGCAGAGCGGCGCGCCGCTGCTGCATGTGGTGGACCGCACGCGGAGCTATTGA